In a single window of the Scyliorhinus canicula chromosome 1, sScyCan1.1, whole genome shotgun sequence genome:
- the LOC119962216 gene encoding C-reactive protein-like — translation MASGFKQVSSASTFSSKASAEYKLEPVLNTGYWIHLWARITVGHNENLHSLCACGLCLPASVCKCSSCGEVADISQETSDSYVELKPAKCPDLSAFTVCLRAASELDREYVLFSYATSYHNNELLIWQGKNGILVLYLGQNTVGFSLPIMNALLRHICVTWEARSSLVTVWVNGERTLQRQIKSTTVVHGGGAIILGQEQDTVRGRFDLDQSFVGEITDVNMWSYALKACAVKAVSQGVHSAGGNIISWASVRYIANGSVNIKNNNDCPGQNCFRSIVG, via the exons ATGGCATCTGGCTTCAAACAAGTGAGCTccgcttctaccttctcgagcaaggc CTCAGCAGAGTATAAATTAGAGCCGGTCCTGAACACAGGTTATTGGATTCACCTCTGGGCAAGAATCACA GTTGGACACAATGAAAACCTTCATTCTCTTTGTGCTTGTGGCTTGTGTTTACCAGCCAGTGTCTGCAAATGCAG TTCTTGCGGGGAAGTCGCTGATATTTCCCAAGAAACCAGTGATAGTTATGTCGAGCTGAAACCAGCGAAATGTCCCGATTTGTCAGCTTTTACTGTCTGCCTGAGGGCAGCTTCTGAACTAGACCGCGAATATGTGTTGTTCTCATATGCGACGTCATATCACAATAATGAATTGTTGATCTGGCAAGGAAAAAATGGAATACTTGTTCTGTATCTCGGCCAAAACACGGTTGGATTTTCCCTCCCAATAATGAATGCACTGCTGAGACACATCTGTGTGACCTGGGAGGCCAGGAGCAGCCTTGTAACGGTCTGGGTGAATGGGGAACGAACGCTACAGAGACAAATTAAATCGACAACTGTGGTGCATGGTGGAGGTGCAATTATCCTGGGTCAGGAACAGGATACGGTTAGGGGACGATTTGATTTAGACCAGTCTTTTGTTGGGGAGATAACAGATGTTAATATGTGGAGCtatgctttaaaagcctgcgCAGTAAAGGCTGTAAGTCAGGGCGTTCACTCCGCTGGAGGGAATATCATCAGCTGGGCAAGTGTAAGGTACATTGCAAATGGATCGGTGAATATTAAAAACAATAATGATTGCCCAGGTCAAAATTGTTTCCGATCAATAGTGGGCTAA